One part of the Streptomyces sp. NBC_00286 genome encodes these proteins:
- a CDS encoding twitching motility protein PilT encodes MKHVVYDSGALIAAAKNNQRFLWRHREALASGVSVLVPAGVLAQCWDERASAARLHRVLNGCEILPLTEVAAKAAGALCRRNGTSDVVDASVVLASIAYDEAPIVTDDLGDIRDLVECANRKRIRVERP; translated from the coding sequence ATGAAGCATGTTGTCTACGACAGTGGCGCGCTGATCGCTGCGGCCAAGAACAATCAGCGGTTCCTGTGGCGGCACAGGGAGGCGCTGGCGTCCGGTGTCTCGGTGCTGGTGCCTGCGGGTGTGCTTGCCCAGTGCTGGGATGAGCGGGCTTCGGCGGCGCGTCTGCATCGGGTGCTGAACGGCTGCGAAATTCTGCCGCTCACGGAGGTGGCCGCCAAGGCCGCGGGCGCGCTCTGCCGTCGCAATGGGACCTCGGACGTGGTCGATGCGAGTGTCGTCCTCGCGTCGATCGCATACGACGAGGCACCGATCGTCACCGATGACCTGGGTGACATCCGTGACCTGGTCGAATGCGCGAACCGTAAGCGCATCCGCGTCGAACGTCCCTGA
- a CDS encoding SgcJ/EcaC family oxidoreductase, which translates to MTRKTRIRAALVTATALVSVATVTAGISAATPEKAGKPSKKEVAALFDTWNATLQTGDPEKVADLYAKDAVLLPTLSPEVRTDRAGIVDYMEHFLENKPRGEKVKTVINVLDHDSAIDAGLYNFHITDPETGEKSVAEARYTYEYEKRNGEWKIVNHHSSVLPEG; encoded by the coding sequence ATGACCCGCAAGACCCGTATACGCGCCGCACTCGTCACCGCCACCGCCCTCGTCTCCGTCGCCACGGTGACCGCGGGGATCAGCGCGGCCACGCCCGAGAAGGCCGGCAAGCCCTCGAAGAAGGAGGTCGCCGCCCTCTTCGACACGTGGAACGCGACCCTGCAGACCGGCGACCCGGAGAAGGTGGCCGACCTCTACGCCAAGGACGCGGTGCTGCTGCCCACCCTGTCGCCCGAGGTGCGTACGGACCGCGCCGGCATCGTCGACTACATGGAGCACTTCCTCGAGAACAAGCCGCGCGGCGAGAAGGTCAAGACCGTCATCAACGTTCTCGACCACGACTCCGCGATCGACGCCGGCCTGTACAACTTCCACATCACCGACCCCGAGACCGGCGAGAAGTCGGTCGCCGAGGCCCGCTACACATACGAGTACGAGAAGCGCAACGGCGAGTGGAAGATCGTCAACCACCACTCTTCGGTGCTGCCCGAAGGCTGA
- a CDS encoding YbaB/EbfC family nucleoid-associated protein, with protein MIPGGGQPNMQQLLQQAQKMQQDLANAQEELARTEVDGQAGGGLVKATVTGSGELRALKIDPKAVDPEDTETLADLIVAAVQAANENAQALQQEKLGPLAQGLGGGSGIPGLPF; from the coding sequence GTGATTCCCGGTGGTGGCCAGCCCAATATGCAGCAGCTGCTCCAGCAGGCCCAGAAGATGCAGCAGGACCTCGCGAACGCCCAGGAGGAGCTGGCGCGTACCGAGGTCGACGGTCAGGCGGGCGGCGGCCTGGTGAAGGCGACCGTGACGGGCTCCGGCGAACTGCGCGCCCTCAAGATCGACCCGAAGGCCGTGGACCCGGAAGACACCGAGACCCTCGCCGACCTGATCGTCGCGGCGGTCCAGGCGGCCAACGAGAACGCGCAGGCGCTCCAGCAGGAGAAGCTCGGCCCGCTGGCCCAGGGCCTGGGCGGCGGCAGCGGCATCCCCGGCCTGCCGTTCTAA
- a CDS encoding SLATT domain-containing protein, with protein sequence MSQPEMQPEGSAQDGRGDGRGDGRADGYGNGVLPGAPGDLMGRPFPVGDWAEPAERLHELYRWVEAGALATASWYLAGRAWKRRGARVLRAGTAVGAVAGAALPVLDLTGVVGGVAPWGYLGLLGGVACVAVDRFFGVTSGWIRDVATAQAVQRRLQALQFDWTSECVREVLGPTEGTAADAAERCLGVLRRFSEDVTELVRAETADWMVEFRNGAAPLGLQSSVAGASRPDPSAPGGRPALAPGARPNMPRQRPPEAR encoded by the coding sequence GTGAGCCAGCCGGAGATGCAGCCCGAAGGATCGGCCCAGGACGGCCGGGGTGACGGGCGGGGGGACGGTCGAGCTGACGGATATGGGAACGGAGTTCTGCCGGGTGCGCCCGGTGACTTGATGGGCCGGCCGTTTCCGGTCGGCGACTGGGCGGAGCCGGCGGAGCGGCTCCATGAGCTGTACCGGTGGGTGGAGGCGGGGGCGCTCGCCACGGCCTCCTGGTATCTCGCCGGGCGGGCGTGGAAGCGGCGGGGCGCGCGGGTGCTTCGGGCCGGTACGGCTGTGGGGGCGGTGGCCGGGGCCGCGTTGCCGGTGCTCGATCTCACGGGGGTGGTGGGCGGTGTGGCCCCCTGGGGTTATCTGGGACTCCTGGGTGGGGTCGCGTGTGTGGCGGTGGACCGTTTCTTCGGGGTCACGTCCGGGTGGATAAGGGACGTGGCCACGGCCCAGGCCGTGCAACGGCGGCTGCAGGCGCTGCAGTTCGACTGGACGTCGGAGTGTGTGCGGGAGGTTCTCGGGCCTACGGAGGGGACGGCGGCGGATGCCGCCGAGCGGTGCCTCGGGGTGTTGCGGCGGTTCTCCGAGGACGTTACGGAGCTGGTGCGGGCGGAGACGGCGGACTGGATGGTGGAGTTCCGCAACGGGGCCGCTCCGCTGGGGTTGCAGTCATCCGTGGCCGGGGCTTCGCGGCCGGATCCGTCGGCGCCGGGCGGGCGGCCCGCGCTTGCGCCGGGGGCGCGGCCGAACATGCCTCGGCAGCGGCCGCCGGAAGCTCGGTGA
- the recR gene encoding recombination mediator RecR — protein MYEGVVQDLIDELGRLPGVGPKSAQRIAFHILQAEPTDVRRLAQALLEVKAKVRFCATCGNVAQEELCNICRDTRRDLAVICVVEEPKDVVAIERTREFRGKYHVLGGAISPIEGVGPDDLRIRELLARLADGTVTELILATDPNLEGEATATYLARMIKPMGLKVTRLASGLPVGGDLEYADEVTLGRAFEGRRLLDV, from the coding sequence TTGTACGAAGGCGTGGTCCAGGACCTCATCGACGAACTGGGGCGGCTCCCCGGCGTCGGTCCCAAGAGCGCGCAGCGGATCGCCTTCCACATCCTGCAGGCGGAGCCGACGGACGTACGGCGTCTCGCGCAGGCCCTTCTCGAAGTGAAGGCCAAGGTCCGCTTCTGCGCCACCTGCGGGAACGTCGCGCAGGAGGAGCTGTGCAACATCTGCCGCGATACGCGCCGCGACCTCGCGGTCATCTGCGTGGTGGAGGAGCCGAAGGATGTCGTGGCGATCGAGCGGACGCGGGAGTTCCGGGGCAAGTACCACGTCCTCGGCGGCGCGATCAGCCCGATCGAGGGCGTCGGCCCGGACGACCTGCGGATAAGGGAACTCCTGGCCCGGCTCGCGGACGGCACGGTCACGGAGCTGATCCTGGCCACGGATCCGAACCTGGAGGGCGAGGCGACGGCCACGTATCTCGCCCGCATGATCAAGCCCATGGGCCTCAAGGTCACCCGCCTGGCCAGCGGTCTGCCCGTCGGCGGTGACCTCGAGTACGCCGATGAGGTCACCCTGGGCCGGGCCTTCGAAGGGAGGCGGTTGCTCGATGTCTGA
- a CDS encoding M20/M25/M40 family metallo-hydrolase: MRRIRPSRRNVLAAASAAVAVSADAVAAQAKAMEPTGTRPPATAQPPSRELRALLREIDPERIEATVRKLASFGTRHTLSSQDDPKRGIGAARDWILAQMKSYAKTSGGRMTAELQSYVQQPANRIPAPTRITNVIATLRGSVTPDRIYVVSGHYDSRCSDPMDATSDSPGADDDASGVAVAMELARVMAGRRPAATIVFAAVAGEEQGLYGAAHMAERFRSTDADVQGMFTNDIVGSPTADDGTKDPYTIRLFAEGVPSSETPEQADTRRSVGGENDSATRQLARFVRDTADNSATGMNVRVIYRRDRYRRGGDHIPFLERAYPAARFTEPTEDYAHQHQDVRVENGKQYGDLPEFCDFPFIARVARVNAAALWSLAQAPGTPRGAKILTAALTNSTELSWTRGSEPDLAGYEVVWRETTEPDWTHVIPVGDVTKHKVDLSKDNVFFGVRAVSRAGYRSPVAFPQPQA, translated from the coding sequence ATGCGGCGCATCCGTCCCAGCAGAAGAAACGTCCTGGCCGCGGCGTCGGCGGCCGTGGCGGTGTCCGCCGACGCGGTCGCCGCGCAGGCCAAGGCCATGGAGCCCACCGGCACGCGTCCACCCGCAACCGCCCAGCCGCCGTCCCGCGAACTCCGCGCCCTGTTAAGGGAGATCGACCCCGAGCGCATCGAGGCGACCGTCCGCAAACTCGCCTCCTTCGGCACCCGCCACACCCTCTCCTCTCAGGACGACCCCAAGCGCGGCATCGGCGCGGCCCGCGACTGGATCCTGGCCCAGATGAAGTCGTACGCGAAGACCTCCGGCGGCCGGATGACGGCAGAACTCCAGTCGTACGTCCAGCAGCCGGCGAACCGTATCCCCGCGCCCACCCGCATCACGAACGTCATCGCGACCCTGCGCGGCTCGGTCACCCCGGACCGTATCTACGTGGTCTCCGGCCACTACGACTCCCGGTGCAGCGACCCCATGGACGCCACGTCCGACTCCCCGGGCGCGGACGACGACGCCTCGGGGGTGGCGGTCGCCATGGAACTGGCCCGGGTGATGGCGGGGCGGCGCCCCGCCGCGACCATCGTGTTCGCGGCGGTGGCGGGGGAGGAGCAGGGGCTGTACGGGGCGGCGCACATGGCAGAGCGGTTCCGGTCGACGGACGCGGACGTCCAGGGCATGTTCACCAACGACATCGTGGGCAGCCCGACGGCGGACGACGGCACCAAGGACCCGTACACCATCCGCCTCTTCGCGGAGGGCGTCCCCAGCTCGGAGACCCCCGAACAGGCCGACACCCGCCGCTCCGTAGGCGGCGAGAACGATTCCGCCACCCGCCAGCTGGCCCGCTTCGTGCGGGACACGGCGGACAACTCCGCGACCGGCATGAACGTACGCGTCATCTACCGCCGCGACCGCTACCGTCGGGGCGGCGACCACATCCCGTTCCTCGAACGCGCCTATCCCGCCGCCCGCTTCACCGAGCCGACGGAGGACTACGCGCACCAGCACCAGGACGTACGGGTCGAGAACGGCAAGCAGTACGGGGACCTGCCGGAGTTCTGCGACTTCCCCTTCATCGCCCGCGTGGCGCGCGTCAACGCGGCCGCCCTCTGGAGCCTGGCCCAGGCCCCCGGCACCCCGCGAGGCGCCAAGATCCTCACCGCCGCGCTCACGAACTCCACCGAGCTGAGCTGGACGCGCGGCTCCGAGCCCGACCTCGCCGGCTACGAGGTCGTATGGCGCGAGACGACGGAGCCCGACTGGACCCACGTGATTCCGGTCGGCGACGTGACGAAACACAAGGTGGACTTGTCGAAGGACAACGTGTTCTTCGGGGTGCGGGCGGTGAGCCGGGCGGGGTATCGGAGCCCGGTGGCTTTTCCGCAGCCGCAGGCGTGA
- a CDS encoding TSUP family transporter, translating into MTGAWAANLLLGGIILLGSSVQWLTGMGFALVAVPALVLLLGPAEGVALANCAGGVICLAGLTGGWRQIRPRAMVPLCAAAACTVPAGTWVARRLPEPVLLAFMGALVTVAVLLVIRGARVPALRGTGGAVTAGALGGFMNSAAGVGGPPVSLYAVNAGWPVREFVPNAFFYGVLVNAFSVAANGLPQLAPPIWLLAATGMAAGAAVGRALATRVPEKGARGLVLLLALGGGITTLAKGLWGL; encoded by the coding sequence ATCACGGGCGCATGGGCGGCGAACCTGCTGCTGGGCGGCATCATCCTGCTCGGTTCCTCCGTGCAGTGGCTGACCGGCATGGGCTTCGCGCTGGTCGCCGTACCCGCGCTCGTGCTCCTGCTCGGCCCGGCCGAAGGCGTCGCGCTGGCCAACTGCGCCGGCGGGGTCATCTGTCTCGCCGGCCTCACGGGCGGCTGGCGCCAGATACGCCCACGGGCGATGGTGCCGCTGTGCGCCGCGGCGGCATGCACCGTACCCGCCGGGACATGGGTGGCCCGACGACTGCCCGAGCCCGTCCTGCTCGCCTTCATGGGCGCACTGGTGACGGTGGCCGTGCTGCTGGTCATACGGGGCGCCCGGGTGCCGGCCCTGCGCGGCACCGGCGGCGCGGTGACCGCGGGCGCACTGGGCGGGTTCATGAACTCCGCCGCCGGGGTCGGCGGCCCGCCGGTCTCCCTGTACGCGGTCAACGCGGGCTGGCCGGTACGAGAGTTCGTCCCGAACGCGTTCTTCTACGGAGTGCTGGTCAACGCGTTCTCCGTAGCCGCGAACGGGCTGCCCCAACTCGCCCCGCCCATCTGGCTGTTGGCAGCCACCGGCATGGCCGCCGGCGCCGCCGTGGGGCGGGCGCTCGCGACTCGGGTGCCGGAGAAGGGGGCGCGGGGGTTGGTGCTGCTGCTGGCGTTGGGGGGCGGGATCACGACCCTGGCCAAGGGGTTGTGGGGGTTGTGA
- a CDS encoding DUF5063 domain-containing protein, with translation MSDATLHAAAHDPGDFAVQIADQIESFLVAVTEVAKGDEPDSAVPFLLLEVSQLMLAGGRLGAHEDILPEERYEPDLGPEPDVDELRERLAALLDPIDVYSEVFDPYEHRKGRVPARISDDLADVITDLRHGMAHYKAGRTTEALWWWQFSYFSNWGSTASATLRALQSLVAHVRLNQPLEELDGLDTDQDLNEDALEEEAGKVMAEELAGPLGLREVK, from the coding sequence ATGTCTGACGCCACGCTGCACGCGGCCGCTCACGACCCGGGTGACTTCGCGGTCCAGATCGCGGACCAGATCGAGAGCTTTCTCGTCGCGGTCACCGAGGTCGCCAAGGGCGACGAGCCGGACTCGGCCGTGCCCTTCCTGTTGCTCGAGGTCTCCCAGCTGATGCTGGCGGGCGGCCGCCTCGGCGCCCACGAGGACATCCTTCCCGAGGAGCGTTACGAGCCCGACCTCGGCCCCGAGCCGGACGTGGACGAACTCCGCGAGCGTCTGGCCGCCCTGCTCGACCCGATCGACGTCTACTCCGAGGTCTTCGACCCGTACGAGCACCGCAAGGGCCGGGTCCCCGCCCGTATCTCCGACGACCTGGCCGACGTCATCACCGACCTCCGCCACGGCATGGCCCACTACAAGGCGGGCCGCACCACGGAGGCCCTGTGGTGGTGGCAGTTCTCCTACTTCTCCAACTGGGGTTCCACGGCCTCCGCCACCCTCCGAGCCCTCCAGTCCCTGGTAGCCCACGTACGCCTGAACCAGCCCCTGGAAGAACTCGACGGCCTAGACACCGACCAGGACCTCAACGAGGACGCCCTGGAGGAGGAAGCCGGCAAGGTCATGGCGGAGGAACTGGCGGGGCCGCTGGGCTTGCGCGAGGTCAAGTAA